One region of Haloprofundus salilacus genomic DNA includes:
- a CDS encoding SHOCT domain-containing protein, with protein MSDRDWNRPNEGDDGDGDSPLEQIVAGVVIALVFLVAFGLLVMDYRWFWVAFPVGFAGLLPAAIGLVRWYERRHDTADRSATARPSTAGTSETDRALATLRDRYASGELDEEEFERRLERLLSTETANDARAELHRRESAPEVERETERTDNR; from the coding sequence ATGAGCGACCGAGACTGGAACCGTCCGAACGAGGGAGACGACGGAGACGGCGACTCGCCGTTAGAGCAGATCGTCGCGGGCGTCGTCATCGCGCTCGTCTTCCTCGTCGCCTTCGGTCTCCTCGTGATGGACTACCGGTGGTTCTGGGTCGCGTTTCCGGTCGGGTTCGCCGGTCTCCTTCCGGCGGCCATCGGACTGGTTCGCTGGTACGAACGCCGTCACGACACCGCCGACCGATCGGCGACGGCGCGTCCGTCGACGGCCGGGACGAGCGAGACCGACCGTGCGCTGGCCACGCTCCGCGATCGGTACGCCAGCGGCGAACTCGACGAGGAGGAGTTCGAACGGCGGTTGGAGCGCCTCTTGAGCACCGAAACGGCGAACGACGCGCGCGCCGAACTCCACCGCCGCGAGTCCGCACCCGAAGTCGAACGCGAGACGGAGCGGACGGATAACCGATAG
- a CDS encoding zinc ribbon domain-containing protein, giving the protein MKVTQGTDLNDKLHKMPFAKLLSYIEYKAHREGIEVVLVDEAYTSQTCNRCAEEGVRNTQGRFCCPHCGLDDNADKNGATNIGNRVLGKFSKPLSDTGAVLTRPETHVVVEPENSQDSVGLTLSEGTPRL; this is encoded by the coding sequence GTGAAGGTAACGCAAGGGACGGACCTCAACGACAAACTTCACAAGATGCCGTTCGCCAAACTCCTCTCGTACATCGAGTACAAGGCCCACCGCGAAGGTATCGAGGTAGTGTTGGTGGACGAAGCGTACACGTCTCAGACGTGCAATCGGTGTGCCGAGGAGGGCGTGCGGAACACGCAGGGGCGGTTCTGTTGTCCGCACTGTGGCTTGGACGACAACGCGGACAAGAACGGCGCGACGAACATCGGAAACCGAGTGTTGGGTAAGTTCTCGAAACCGTTATCCGACACGGGGGCTGTACTGACTCGGCCCGAAACTCATGTCGTCGTTGAACCTGAGAACTCCCAAGATTCCGTGGGCCTAACCCTCAGTGAGGGAACCCCACGACTTTAG
- a CDS encoding metallophosphoesterase family protein, with product MPGPTREIELAHLDRPTAPETTFAVVSDAHVTADAEGTWKVFHRTESHLEAAVDDVNRRGVDGLVFAGDLTKDGTPAEFDRVAEILSGLDAPYLAVPGNHDVPKAFDAHETPPLSAFVAAHCPEELPYRTRLGSIDIVALNSASDIDGTLRGGHAGRISEAQLDWLADAVDPETPTVAVFHHPTTHVGDLVERFPRTDHYQLRNADAVTEALDAAGVELVFSGHIHWPTIARVAGVSAGRENDGGSVNSSDGVTQVTTPAACSFPQGYLLVRVTPEGTTVSMVPLGDDDARTEAYRYAVTDGARDGAVTESVDDGYFDSFPLLDERALEPTTSD from the coding sequence ATGCCAGGTCCCACCCGCGAAATCGAACTTGCCCACCTCGATCGACCGACCGCCCCCGAAACGACGTTCGCCGTCGTCTCCGACGCCCACGTCACCGCCGACGCCGAGGGGACGTGGAAAGTGTTCCACCGGACCGAGTCCCACCTAGAAGCGGCCGTCGACGACGTGAACCGCCGAGGCGTCGACGGCCTCGTCTTCGCGGGCGACCTGACGAAGGACGGCACGCCTGCGGAGTTCGACCGCGTCGCCGAGATCCTCTCCGGTCTCGACGCCCCGTATCTCGCCGTTCCGGGTAACCACGACGTGCCGAAGGCGTTCGATGCTCACGAGACGCCGCCGCTGTCGGCGTTCGTCGCCGCGCACTGCCCCGAGGAACTCCCGTATCGAACCCGTCTGGGCAGCATCGACATCGTCGCCCTCAACAGCGCCTCTGACATCGACGGGACGCTCCGCGGCGGCCACGCGGGGCGCATCTCCGAGGCCCAGCTCGACTGGCTGGCTGACGCCGTCGACCCCGAGACGCCGACCGTCGCCGTCTTCCATCACCCGACGACGCACGTCGGCGACCTCGTCGAGCGGTTCCCTCGGACGGACCACTACCAACTTCGAAACGCCGACGCCGTGACCGAGGCGCTCGACGCCGCCGGCGTCGAATTGGTGTTCTCGGGGCACATCCACTGGCCGACGATCGCCCGTGTCGCCGGCGTCTCCGCGGGCCGCGAGAACGACGGCGGTTCGGTGAACTCCTCCGACGGCGTGACGCAGGTGACGACGCCCGCCGCCTGTTCGTTCCCGCAGGGCTACCTCCTCGTCCGGGTGACGCCCGAGGGGACCACCGTCTCGATGGTTCCGCTGGGCGACGACGACGCCCGGACGGAGGCGTACCGCTACGCCGTCACCGACGGCGCGCGCGACGGTGCAGTCACCGAGAGCGTCGACGACGGTTACTTCGACTCGTTCCCCCTGCTCGACGAGCGCGCGCTGGAACCCACCACGTCCGACTGA
- a CDS encoding MBL fold metallo-hydrolase RNA specificity domain-containing protein, whose translation MTGSVRYTDGIRIDLATGETVAADSEYVNGEINVLSHAHGDHLYRSAPGDMVCSELTAALANVRRDDTEPLNPTSHPAVELVSAGHVAGSTAAVVDDAERTYCYTGDISTRDRFYLDGFRPPNADVLIIESTYGKPEYVFAPQDEIERELVDWLDDTYETPAILFGYSLGRAQKLQLLAQRSDRSRLFVTKAVERINAVIEDHLDVSFDASRFSREVELGAGDVLVLPTQTSRLAFVDDIVEETGALKVGASGWAVDRSFRFRGDYDETFVLSDHCDFDELVRVVEQAGPEQVYTNHGFADEFADYLAAELDYDARSLKRNQLSLGDF comes from the coding sequence GTGACCGGCAGCGTCAGATACACCGACGGTATCCGAATCGACCTTGCGACCGGCGAGACGGTGGCGGCCGACAGTGAGTACGTCAACGGCGAAATCAACGTGCTAAGCCACGCCCACGGCGACCACCTCTACCGCTCGGCTCCCGGCGACATGGTCTGCTCGGAACTGACTGCCGCGCTGGCGAACGTCCGCCGCGACGACACGGAACCGCTGAACCCAACGTCGCACCCGGCAGTCGAACTCGTGAGCGCGGGACACGTCGCCGGATCGACGGCCGCCGTCGTCGACGACGCCGAGCGAACCTACTGCTACACGGGCGACATCTCGACGCGCGACCGTTTCTATCTCGACGGATTCAGACCACCGAACGCGGACGTGTTAATAATCGAGTCGACGTACGGGAAACCCGAGTACGTCTTCGCGCCGCAGGACGAAATCGAGCGCGAACTGGTCGATTGGCTCGACGATACCTACGAGACGCCCGCCATCCTGTTCGGCTACTCGCTGGGTCGTGCCCAGAAGCTCCAGTTGCTCGCCCAGCGCTCCGACCGGTCGCGACTGTTCGTCACGAAAGCCGTTGAGCGAATCAACGCCGTCATCGAAGACCATCTCGACGTTTCGTTCGACGCCTCGCGGTTCTCGCGCGAGGTCGAACTCGGCGCTGGCGACGTGCTCGTACTGCCGACGCAGACGAGTCGACTCGCGTTCGTCGACGATATCGTCGAGGAGACGGGTGCGCTGAAAGTCGGCGCCTCGGGATGGGCAGTCGACCGGAGTTTCCGGTTCCGCGGCGACTACGACGAGACGTTCGTCCTCTCTGACCACTGCGATTTCGATGAACTCGTCCGGGTCGTCGAACAGGCAGGCCCCGAGCAGGTGTACACGAACCACGGCTTCGCCGACGAGTTCGCCGACTACCTCGCCGCGGAACTCGACTACGACGCCCGGTCGCTGAAGCGCAATCAACTTTCGCTCGGCGATTTTTGA